One window of Branchiostoma lanceolatum isolate klBraLanc5 chromosome 8, klBraLanc5.hap2, whole genome shotgun sequence genomic DNA carries:
- the LOC136439815 gene encoding Na(+)/H(+) exchange regulatory cofactor NHE-RF1-like: MSSPLSPPRVCVLSKAGGREYGFHLHGEKGKHGQYVKSVDAGSPAEQSGLRPEDRVIEVNGVNIERETHQQVVIRIKENPMEVRLLVVDSETDDYYKKQGVTVKESMAAVTTPVAADQTPEPPTPVENGVDHPEPAPEPATLVSSEPPAQRVAVPPHLAPRLCHIAKGDSGYGFNLHGEKGHRGQFIRAIDAGSPAEVAGLKVQDRLVEVNGENIESLKHAEVVGKIKEGGNETTLLVVDKESDAFFQEKGVPITTEYVGGTPGVNGDPVVETPPPTPPAVEEPVSVTEVSSAPPVNSPVSSPDTSSPELPPPPTPEENPAPIVDIPPPPAEEPEPEPTPEPVANSTPEPEPQSAPSPASSPSEDSGVGDFTIDLATARQKVLSKKKARPSQMNWQNKHEIFNNM; the protein is encoded by the exons ATGAGCTCGCCTTTAAGCCCGCCGCGTGTGTGCGTGCTGAGCAAGGCTGGAGGCAGGGAATACGGTTTCCACCTGCACGGAGAGAAGGGCAAGCATGGGCAGTACGTCAAGAGCGTAGACGCGGGCAGCCCCGCCGAACAGAGCGGGCTCAGACCCGAAGACCGGGTCATCGAAGTCAACGGTGTCAACATCGAACGGGAGACACATCAGCAG GTGGTGATTCGGATCAAGGAAAACCCGATGGAAGTCAGGTTACTGGTGGTCGATTCGGAGACGGACGACTACTACAAGAAGCAGGGAGTAACAGTGAAAGAGTCCATGGCTGCTGTGACCACGCCCGTTGCTGCTGATCAAACACCAGAGCCGCCGACACCTGTAGAAAACGGCGTGGACCATCCGGAACCCGCGCCGGAGCCGGCCACCCTGGTGTCCTCGGAGCCCCCCGCCCAGAGGGTAGCGGTGCCCCCCCACCTCGCCCCGCGCCTTTGCCACATTGCCAAGGGTGATTCAGGCTACGGCTTCAATCTCCATGGAGAGAAGGGACACAGGGGCCAGTTCATTCGCGCCATCGACGCCGGATCTCCAGCCGAGGTCGCCGGACTTAAGGTTCAGGACAGGCTTGTCGAG GTCAACGGCGAGAACATTGAATCACTCAAGCACGCCGAGGTCGTGGGCAAAATTAAGGAGGGAGGAAACGAAACAACGTTGCTTGTCGTCGACAAGGAAAGCGACGCCTTCTTTCAGGAAAAGGGGGTCCCGATCACTACGGAGTACGTGGGCGGCACGCCAGGCGTGAACGGCGACCCCGTGGTGGAGACCCCTCCCCCTACCCCTCCCGCGGTAGAGGAGCCCGTCTCGGTCACCGAGGTCTCCTCCGCCCCACCCGTCAACTCCCCAGTCTCCAGCCCCGACACGTCCTCTCCAgaactcccccctccccccaccccgGAGGAAAACCCCGCCCCCATCGTCGACATCCCGCCCCCTCCCGCAGAGGAGCCTGAGCCCGAGCCGACCCCCGAGCCTGTCGCTAACTCCACCCCGGAACCCGAGCCCCAGTCCGCCCCCTCTCCTGCCAGCTCGCCCAGCGAAGACAGTGGTGTAGGAGACTTCACCATTGACCTGGCCACGGCGCGCCAGAAAGTGTTGAGCAAGAAAAAGGCCCGGCCGTCCCAAATGAATTGGCAAAACAAGCACGAAATCTTCAATAACATGTAA